The sequence GGCGGTACGATGTATTTCACGTAATCCGGTGGAAAACCAATATATTTCTAACAAATTTCGTGAACTAAAATTTAAACACAAATCCCTAAACTTACTAATACATTAAAAAATCGATCAGCTTCGACGAAATTTCGGTTGAATCCATCGAAATCAGATGGAAACAGACAGACTCTGATCGACTGCCATTATCCAAACAAAGTCTGAtctagggctgtcaacgagccgagctcgagcgagctcgtctgcctaagctcgagctcgacacaagcttgagccgagctcgagcctaTTCCACATTCGAGCTTTTAGGCAAGCTCGGTTCGAGCTcgttcgagctcgagctcggctacCGAGTTCGGTCATaagtagtataatatatattttaatgataatcttttgataagtataattattttctagttaatcacactaataaaagagtagaaaatgattaaaataaatatattatgctaacacatgctaatttattgtgtaaatagatactaatatatatatttacctattagtttattatattaataaggTGAACATGCAATATGACCTATATATAGTCAAGCTCGGCTAGGCTCGGTAGAAGCTCGAGTTCGTCTTggtaaagctcgcgagcttttgcTCAGGCACGGGTTCGGCTCGTTtgaagctcgagccgagctcgaatcaaGCCTAGAACGAGCCGGAGCTGCTCGCGAGCCgcgagcttttttgacagccgaTCGATTGCCATGCCATCCCACCCACCGTTCGTTGGTTTGATGATGATCCAACGGCCACCAATTAAAAACCTTgtagccaaaaaagaaaaaaaaattataaaaaccaaGAGGTCGCGCACCCAAAGCCCTAGtcctcctccatccccaaactccgccgccgccgccgtcaccgccgctcgccaccgccgcggccgccatgaGGGCGCTCGACGAGAAGGAGACGAAGATGGTGTTCGAGAAGCTGTTCAAGTTCACGGGGCCGAACCTGAAGCACCTCCTggagcggccggcggtggaggggcccgACCCGCAGGCCGGGCGCTactgcctccgcctccacaaGAACCGCGTCTACTACGCCTCCGAGGCGCTCgtccgccgcgccaccgccgtcgcccgcccgcGCCTCGCCGGGGTCGGCACGCCCATCGGCAAGTTCACCCACGGCGGCGCGTTCCACCTCACCGTCCACGCcctcgacctcctcgccgcccacgcccgccgccgcgtctggCTCAAGCCCGACACCGAGCGCTCCTTCCTCTTCGGCAACTCCGTGCCCAAGTCCTCCCTCGCCCGCATCACCGAGAACACCAAGGCCaacgacggcgtcgtcgtcatGTCCATGGCCGACGTCCCGCTCGGCTTCGGCATCGCCGCCAGGTCGGCGCAGGACTGCAGGAAGGCCGACACCAACGCCGTCGTTGTGCTGCACCAGTCTGACGCAGGCGAGTACCTCcgccgggaggaggagctcaTGTGAGGTGAGGGCTGAGGCTTCATTTTACTCTTGTGGGCTGATTGTATCGTAGGACTTAGCTAACCTTACATATTATGCCTTCTTTTGTGTGCAACAATTTTGTCATTTGCTTAGCATGCGCCtaattggttgagatgagaggATTGTAGATGCCAAGTTTATTCAATTGCAATGCTAATTGGTTGCTAAATGAGGGGTGCTTGCCCCAGAATTTGTGAAATCAATCTTGCCAAATTCCGAGGTCGAATCGATGTTTTGATTTCAGAGTTAGCTAAATGAGGGAGTGTTTGGACCAGACTATGTGCTAAATTGTGTGAAATCAAGCATGCTGAATTCTGATATCGAACTGATGTTTCATTGGATACTTCATCGTTTTGACTGTATTTTGTGTATTAGTATTGATTACATTTGTCGATAAACCTTATGAGTTACAGCTGAGTTGCATTGCACAGACATTGTCTTGAATTTGGTATCCAAAGATCATCCTTATGCGGTTATGTCTGTCTTTGTAATGTGTTCACCTGCCTTCATTGATAACTTGGAACAGGAAGGATTCACTCTCCTCCTGTAGCATGCATTCTTCAGATTAGATATATGAAGTGGGTTAGAAAGACATGTTTTCAGTTTTCCATATAGGACATTGGGTGAGCTTGGCTGTAGGCAGCCTTTGGGCGATACTGTTTCTGTTATATACCTCTTTTTTTGTTCATCCATAGTGGATCGATGTAGAAGTTAGACTGATCATGTATAATCTATGTTCAACATGATTGGTTGGATCACTATTTTCTTGGTTCAGAATGAATCAAAAGGTTTCTTTTTTACTATTCAGTGCTGATACGAGCTGTGCATAGCATTGGAGTCCCTACAGGCCTACACTGGGATTGTGATTGTAGGTTTAtggtttgaatatttttttgggTCCACGATTTTATTTTAGTTGTAGCATGTGCAGACTATTTGGTTGGCCTGAATTGCTGTAACTACATAAAACAGTTGTCACCCACCATGATACTCTGCTTCTTTTGTTCCCAATagccaccaaaaaaaaaaaaagaaagatatggTGGTACAACCAAACGACCCTATGACCTGACTGTGCAGTAAACTATTCTTTGACGCCACATAACTTCTTTGCTTGATTACATGGTCTGTAGAACAGTTTTTCGTACAAGAATGAAGACACTCGTAGCCTTGTACATTCGGCTTAAAAGCGATTCCGATTGTGAATGCAATTCTGATTTTCCAGCTATCCTTCTTGCAGGTGTTGAGGTTTGACACATTGGCGTGACTGCAGGACTGAAGGATGCGCTTCCTCTTCATGCGATAATTCAAGTTTTTCTACCACCAGTAAATGTGCGATTTTTACCTAGTTTTAAGATAGTGGAGGTCTGTTGTATCATCTATCTAGTAGAAAAATTTTGTTCCCAGGCTGTTCTATGGGCCTAAAAGTGTTCTGTTAAGCTGTAACTTATCGGTAAGCTACTGCATGACTGAATGCTGCAGGCCTGCAGTAACATTTGATCGTGATCAATGATATACTTGTCTTATGGACTCTACGGATAAACCCTGTCTGTCCAATCTTCATCAGTTTACGTTAAAACCTCTGGATTTGTATGCATTTTGGCTTTGATAAGCAGATAAAACTTACAAATAAGATATGTATTTCCTTTATAGGAATAATGTGCATTGAAAGAGAGACACAATGACTGAAGGGTAAATACTGATCGATCagccacagaaaaaaaaaaaatcagaacgtCACTTGGCGACACAATCGTAAGTTCGTAACGCAGCGTCCGGGCGGTTGAAACTTGAGAGGCAAAAGGGAAACTGGAGTTGCGATGTCATAAACCGAGTGAAAATCGTCGTCTTCTTGTTCACTGCAAGCACAATGTTCAGAGTGCACACATACACCATGAAAAGAACGGCCTCCCCATCTCTTGTTCACATCTTCAATATGCTCCTCTGCAGAGGCCAGTATGCAAGGAATTGGAAGCTAACGAGAAAATTTAACAGGTAATGTCAAGGATACGATCATATCTTGCTGAAAGACCGGAAAATTTTGACAGGACATACATACTTTATGTAGTAGTATAAAATTGCACATTCCTGAGAGGTTTCAGCACTGATGTACGGGTAGTGGTGTATAATTGGGTAAGCCACGAACCCACTTTAGATCAAAATAATCAGTTCGTGATTTATTTTCGTTTATAAATAGGTTTCGCGGGTTAGCCTTAGCCCCTTGCACCCTGCCTACGGGTGTTAAATTAATTTTCAGTCTAACATGTAACAGCGATGAGGCTGGCCGCCAGCGGCGTCGGAGGACACGACGACAAGCACGGGAGGCAATACAGCGAAGATATCTCGAATCCTAGCCGCACGTTTTTAATCCAACGGGAGAGCTCTAATCCTAGCCGCACGTTTTTAATCCAACGGGAGAGGGTTTGCGCGTTCGTGGTCTTCAATATCATGGgacatttaattatttgccagTTTTAAGATGTGCCAATTAATGATTTGCCACTCGCTGtttatgacatgtggaccctcaTGTGACAAATCATTTCAAACCACtcataagagtggcaaatagttaattattcccaATATCGGAGTACGGTGGGGGTCGGAGTTTTATAAGCCCATGAAGCGGCCCAATATCTGAGCCCAATAACCTTGAAACCGGCGTCCTCAGGTTATCCTTGCACGGAAGAGAAGTCTGATGagtcaattaaaaaaaaaatcagaacatGAGTCATTCACAAAGGAACACtacccaaaaaaagaaaagaaaagaaaagaaaagaaagaggattGAGACATTCAGTATTTCAGTGCTAGCATGTTGTAATGCAGAGTCCAACAGAGAGTTATTTTTGCTGCTTTTTTATAGGCAGGAAAGAAATTAAACTTAATGGCGATTTCGCTTCTCAGAACAGAAGAAGGCATGACATGCAAATGCAAAGACTAGAGGATAACCAAACAACATGGATGCATTCAAGGCGCTAATATAGAGGAGAATCTGGGGGCCTTGGGGGTTCGGAGTTTTATTTTCCGACCTCCTTCATAAACAGTTGCATCTTGCTGCAAGAAATTCAGATAAGTCATTGATGACGTATACCATGCATTATTAAATTTCATATAATCATGTATGAGAGGTTTCAGTAGTGAACTAGCGATGGATGTCAAATGCCGAGTCTCCCGTGCAACAGAGATGTTGGCTTTGCCTTCGCCGGTGTTTCAGTCCCTTTGCTGATCAGCCATAGAAAAAGTTCAGAACATGAACTCATTCACTTGGTTCTACGAGGATGAATTCAGACATTCAGTGCGTATACCGTGCCGTAAACTCGTAATGCGGCGTTGCGGTGTCCAACTTAGAACTGATTTTGCTATATCTGCAGTCTGCACATCTCACACAtagaaaaaagggggaaaaaaatctgTGGACGAGGGGGTTCTGGGTTTTGTTCTCCGACCCCTGTAAATTGTAAGACAGCCAACTAAACTCGCAGTAATCTGCTTATGTTGTGTTCGTATGTCTACTCtctcagattttttttggtGTCTGCTTTCATTTCCTTGCACCGAAGACTGATCAGCaactgaaaaacaaaacaagttGAGAATGCGATTTGGTTCTACTTGTATCAGAGGGGAACAAGGGGAAAGAAACAATCACCGTTGCTCCACTcttacgtcaaaaaaaaaaaaccgttgcTCCACTCGAATGTGACGATTGATCATCATGCAACTGATGCCTCGCTTTTCAGAAGATGGCACCACATGCAAAGAAGCTCTGAATCTCTCTGAACCTGTGAATGGGGTTCGGAGTTTTATTCTCCGAACCCCCTAAACAAATCGTTGGATTAAAACGTGCGGCGCCAAATCCTtctccgtcgccggcggtgcCAATCTCACCTCTACTCCTGAAATACTGAAGGTGGCCACTCTCcctgatttttattttgttgctgTTTGTTCTCAGTTTCATGCGCAGAAGACTGATAACCAACTAAAAAAATTACGGTAACTTTGTCAATCTCAAGTACTTGCCGATCCAGtctcgaagatgctcatagggatagAATTTGTGTGCGTGCGTTCATAGAGGTAAGTGTGCGTGTGTTATAAGTGTCTGTATTATACTGTATAattctaaaaggaaaaaaaaatattcagaacATGACCTGGTAATTCTATCATAACTTCGCTGATAATTAATCAACTGCTCGAACTTCGCTGTTCAGAAGAAGGCATGAGTGCATGACATCAACTTCGCTGTTCAGAACTTCTATCAGTGATCGGTAGGAGGGGTCGGGGTTTGCTTCTCCCACCCCGAGCACGGACAGTCTCGAAGGCCTCTTtagattgtagctaaaataaattttatgccaaaattttggcaagtggcaggatttcttatatatttatcaaatttggcaacacactaaa is a genomic window of Oryza glaberrima chromosome 7, OglaRS2, whole genome shotgun sequence containing:
- the LOC127778515 gene encoding uncharacterized protein LOC127778515 codes for the protein MRALDEKETKMVFEKLFKFTGPNLKHLLERPAVEGPDPQAGRYCLRLHKNRVYYASEALVRRATAVARPRLAGVGTPIGKFTHGGAFHLTVHALDLLAAHARRRVWLKPDTERSFLFGNSVPKSSLARITENTKANDGVVVMSMADVPLGFGIAARSAQDCRKADTNAVVVLHQSDAGEYLRREEELM